Within the Oryzias melastigma strain HK-1 linkage group LG8, ASM292280v2, whole genome shotgun sequence genome, the region GTGACTGAAGGGCTGGAACAAGCTAAGCTTGTTCCCTTGAATGCAGTCAGCTGAGAAGCTATTAATGAACCACACTGCCACAAGTGTCACCCTGATCTCAGGATTAGACTAATAGTTTATGTCTCTTGACTGTTAAAGAAGTCCAAGGTTTCACTGGTTTGTGTCTGTAAAAAAGGCTGTTTACTCTAAAGTCTCCAGAAACCaaccagataaaaaaacaaacaaaaccaaaagcaGTTTCACATCTGTAGTTGCATTTGAGCTGTAGTCAACTCCATTGTTGAGAGCCTCAGCTGAATGGTTTTGGCACACATGTGTTTGTGTAGTGTGTGGTTTACAATTCAAACAGTGCAGGATGGATAGGGTCAGGTGACAGAAACGGTTGGTCCATCTGTTGTTAAATCTCAAAAGGACAGAGACAAGTTTTGTAGCATGGCGCAGTTGAAGTGTGAGACGAGGGCAAGCCTCCATTCACAGACTCTTAAACTACAAGGACCTTGTGcttatttcatttgaaaatgaaaaaagacagcGAGGACAAGCTGTCTGAACAGGAATTGCTCTAGCACGTTTTGTGAGAGTTCTCTTTGAATGCTGGTGTATTTTGTGGACTGTTTTCAGAAATGGGATGATCACACTTGCAGTCTTTACAATATAAAACTATCTCAGATAGTAAGTATTTGCAAAAGTTTTTGCCAGTTTGACTTCATTTTcaagatccttttttttttagaccttGTATATTTGATTTTCTCGTGAATTAGATAAGCAAACGGTGTGTAATACAATAATCATCAatttaaaagtaacattttgcttttttatatttaaatgatcAGAATTTGATCTCAAGAAAAAAGGCTTAACACATCCAGATACTGAGAGCACATGTGTGTGCGTATTGACTCACATACagctttcatattttatgatgtTAGAAGTAGGTCAGTGGGTCCGGGGGCTTCAGATGCGtgtcatctttttgttttcctttcttgAGTTTTATGACTGTAACCTGCAGTACAGATGGTGCTATTCAATTCTGTAAACTTGTAATATATGTATGCCAGTTATTTAAATCATGCTGATACAGAGAAACACTGATCTATATTGAAATCTGTTCTTTTAGATCCGATAAATGAATAATGAATGCGTTTTGATTCCTCCATGCAGACAGATGCAGCTGAAGCTGATGCAGCTGGACAGTTGTTGCTCACTCTGCTGTCACAGTTGTTTTTGCATGTGCTTGAGTGTGTCTCAACACCTGCGCCACCAGCCAAATAACTAACGGCAGCAGCTTGAGTTTAGAAATATGACTTTTGCCATACTTATTTCTTTCAACCTTTCTTGAGAAATCTGCAGTGTTAGATAAGTAAAAACTGTCAACTTATATACGTCAGTTGGATGTTTTTGACTTGATTGGAGATAATCCTGCTCACGCTTGgctaataatcttttttttagacCAGGGTCTTGTTTAGACTTGTCTCCATGGCAATGGAAATGACATTTAATGGCATACTGTAGTACTTTGTCTTGGTGAATGAAAGACACTACCCAGTAGGGCAGAAGGGAAGTGCTGTCAATATGAGATTATGCTGGAAGAATTTTAATATTGACCAGCCATCTTTTTCAAGTATTTACTcctctaaaacatcgttttatCGCTTAAGGGAATTTCTCTCAAAGAATGTTGTAAGAAGACAAGAAGTGGCAAGAAAACTCTGTTTGCCCAACAGCTAAATGAGAGCGAACTATGTCTGCCCACATTTGAACCACAGTACTTCAGCCAGACTAAAGCAGAAACGACTATTGCACAAATGTAACTCTAGAAGACTTCTAAAATTACACtttctgtccaaaaatgtgccacataaaaagtaaatataaaaaaaaagttaccaaaatgttaaaactggcTTTTTGTCGCAGTCGATTTTATATAAACTAATATTCATGTAGAGAAGAAAAGATAGCTAATTTGGTTTCAGGGAAATTTAATCTCTGATAATTATTTTGCAGAAGTATAATTCTTTCACCTTCGCTCAAAATACAAATGCTCCTCTGTTTCGCTATGATCAATACAAGACGGCGTATCCTAACAGAAGTCCCAGCTCCTCGGTCTTTGGAAGCATGACTCacctttaaaacatttggactATCCCGAAAGCTCCCAAATCTTTGTGGGGCAAAGACAATGCTGTTTTGGTGACTTAAGTTGCCATTTTTGCATTGAAAATAactatttataataatttataatcatggtttggaaaaacaaattgtCCTCAAAACACCCTTCCTTATGCTGTGTGAATTTAAGGTTAAATACTCTGACAAAATGTCAGGGCAGGGCTTTTGCAACCACACTGGAGGTTTTAATGCTGAGATTTACAACCCACATGTTTCCTATAACctctgtttaaaatgtgtttatgcttGCCTCCACAAATGGTAGACGGAGAATGTGGAGAAAGTGAGTTCCTAATTAAAATCGCTGCTGTAGACTGAAAGTTCACGGcttgttttgaattaaaataaatacaaacatatttatgtattttaaaataaatttgttacaCTGTCTGAAAAGTATTATTTGTAATTAGTATATCTTACTGCAGTCAGACCaagcattcattcattcaaaagaTACTTGGATTTAGAAGtaataagattttctttttaatttataatacaTGGCAGATTTATCTTCGATTTGTCATGGCTGCTGGCTACTCCAACAAACTTTCTTGTTCTATTTCCTATATACCCGCCCTTCCCTGTGTGTACACAAGAGATTTGGCTCAGGATCTAACCTAAAAGCTTGGaaagatttttatttgctttttgctGTAGGCCAGATTTACTGGATTAACTGCTTATGGGGCTCATTTGGCGTTAGCATACGTTTgcaaatgagttttaaaaaaataaatgttttaaaagattCCTACATAAATTATATgacttaaagattttttttatttgaaagcaaaCATGCAAAACATCTACAGATGAGCATCAGATTCCTAAAACTTCCCGAAATTTGTTTATCACTTTGGTGTTATCACTTTaattgaatagaatagaattttaTTAATCCCAAACGAAATTATTAAGGTGGCCAGTTGTTCGCATCtacacccacaaaaaaaaaccaaaagcaataaaatatatgacaaaaccataaaaacattaaaaaatgaaaatctattaattaatcacaataaaaccataaaatattcaaaaactgtcaaaactaCCAAACAAAACCTGAACAGACACAATCtggtatttatttttgaagttggcaaaactaatttttcaatttacattttgtctCTATAGTGGCAGTATTTTATTGTCTATATTCAtaacttaaatgtgttttattacgTATAGGATATGATTTCTTTAGTCAGAAAAAACTACCACTTCAGACTTGTAGCACCGGGGGAAAAAAAGCGATCAAAATAAATGACTTCTCCTAAATAAGATGACACAAACTAACTGCTCCACGTGAACTTATTTGGTGCAGACTACTCCACAAGCCTTATCTTCTTTTATGACttataattgcttttttttttgcactctaaaactttgaaaatagcCTTTGCTGGAGAGTGGATCTACTTGTGCCATTTCTACCAAGCTTTTTCATGTCAAGGAGCATTTCTTCCAGTGAAATGATCAGGACTTGGCAAGTCTGAAAGAGGGATTATAATTATCAGATTCTGCAGCTTCCTCTGTAGCAAGGACAACAAAAATGCCTTTGCAGCACAGAATCCCTGTGCACCAGGGGTACTCTGAGTCTGTCCTGGAGCTCGTAGTTCCTCCAGATCCTGCATTCTGTTACTGTTCAGTGTTATGTTAATAAACCAGGATTGTGTTGAAGTCAGCACCCGTAAGCCTATGACGGTTAATTAGGCTCATATTGAGAGCATGCTCAGTACAGACTATCTGCATGCCTACAGTTTTCAGTGAATTACAACATTGAATCTATTCTGGTCCATTGAAATGGGTTTAAATATTATAAACTGAcaaatttgattacattttaaaatttgactataaaaaatgcacatatatatatatatttagttatcGGTTTCAAAGTTTTAGCTTTAGCTGGTTGGCTAAAGTTATTTATTAAGTTAATTGATGGTTACCATTCGTTACACTAACACCACTGTGTTTACTGAAAAGGTCAACTTCCGATCAGAATAAGAATGGAGTCGCCGCCTGCGTTTTGTAGAAGAGCCAGTTGGCTGAGCAGACAGCAGACGCACTGAGAAAGAAAGCACATAATTGGCTCTCACTGGGAGGGTGTAATCCGTTGGACCACAGGGAGGGTCAGGGAGAAACCTGCACAATGCAAATACGTGCACATTCGCACGAATTGCTAGTTTGTCAGTGTGGTCCTGAGACTTTGGCCTCACTATCCAGGGTCACTGCATGACTGGGCCATAAAGCTGACAGCTCttacataaacagaaaaaaatctgtaataaaatacagaaaatagaTTGTTTTGGTCTGTCCAGGTTAATTTTACTTTTCACTCTACTGAGCATTCAGGAATGAAGAAAATCTGTACTCTAGCATTAAAAATATCTCTCTGCTTTCAGCGTTGACTCAGGCTGGTGGGTGTGCCCCATTTAGTGAGTCATGGTGTGTTTCCACTTACTGTTggctcaacatttttttccattcagttCCCTCACATGCAGATGTTTACTTTCCTATTTGTCTATTTAGGAGACTCTCTGAGCCTTTTGTCCTCTTTCCCTCATGATTTGGTTATTTCCGGTCATAAACTTCTGCTGCTGAGAACAATGTGTGAtgactttatgaaaaaaagtttttatctgagggtaaaaaaggaaaatttaaaaagaacttcTGTCCCTAACCCCTCTTTTTTATTGACTTTCATCTTAATAACAAAGTCTTAAAATGAATTCCAGGACATCTTGATGCACATCTGACATGGGAAATAGTCATTTGTTCAAAGTCACCGAGCTAAATATAGAAACGACAGGAACTGCAGCTCTAGAACAAACATAGCACCAGCTGGAGCAAATATAGGAAGTggatttctgtttctcttttttacattttttttctacgaTGTTGGCAGTTGTCTAACTTTCCTGCTCGtgtttcttcctcctccttctttttttgtgtcagtTCCAGCTACTCCACTGCAGCATTAGAGTTTGAAAAGGAGCACCAGATTGCTCCTGTGTACGAGTCGCCCAGAATGTCACGGCGAAGCCTGCGTCTGCAGAGCAGCGCCGGTCACTATGACAACGAGGGCCTGGCTGATTACTGCCATAACCAGAGCAGCAGCTACACCAACAAAGAGACGCGGTACGTCCACGATTAAATACTTGATAACTATAGGTCCGCTTGTCAAAGTAACTGTTGATTTATAACTTCTCTATTAGCTACTTTGGACAAAATATGACATTTGCATACACATGCACATACACATACTCACTTCCTAACTTTGTGTTTTCAGGACGGTTCGGAGTCGAaagcaccagcagcagcagcagtctttGTCCAGCTCAATGTCTTTATCCTTGAGCCAAGTGGCCACACCAAGGCAAACCCTATCCTTCTCAGCTGTCAGCACCCCGATTGATGGGAGCAGCAGAGTTCAGGAGAGCAGCACAGAGTCTGAAGCATCTCAGCTCACATCAGCGTACAGCAGATCTCAAATGAGGAAACAGAGCGTCTCCACTATCAGCACCACCTCTACTGTGGACGTATGCTGGGGTCAGTGCTCGGATGGTTCACCAAAGACCTGCCTTGGTTTTCAAGCTTCTTTTGTTGGtgtctttctggaaaaaatCACAAGATTTAATAGTTTATAAGATTATTTTAGTTTGCTTAAAATCCATTTATTTTGATCCTGTTTAGTTACCAAATTAGTCACATATCTTGGCTATAAGCAACTAGTAATTTATTGCCCACTAATTATGATCTGTAAGTAAAATCAAACATgagaacaaataaatgtttttaaaagaaaatgaaatcaaCAGATGTTTTAGATGTTGTCTAAAGGTGTCCATCAATTCACAAAAACCAAGTGAATTGTTTTAAGTACTTTTTCAGTTTCCACAAGTGTGCATTAAATCCTTAAGTCACAGATTGAAtacaaactttattgtttttacataattattcTTCATTAAGTCATTAAATGTATATACGTTTTACTAGTTCTAGTTGAAAACTGAGCTCAAAGtttccccccttttttgcaATGCCTAGATATACTATTCTAGAGTAGCTGCATTATAATCTCTACGTTTGTCTTTTTCTACTGTAGTTCAGAGTTCAGCTCACAAATCAAGCGCCAACGGTGGAGCCAGCTCGTCGAAATCCCACGTGGCTCTCAGTAACGGATACATCTGCAACAACTGTTCTTTGCACtctcagaaaacaaacacttgCACAGCGAAGTCGTCATGTCAGGCTCAAGAACTCTCCACCCAAGCTCTgtcctcctcatcatcctcGCCCTTCACCAGTGTGTACACCAGAGACAGGAGTCGAAAAAATAAGACGGGTgaggaggcggagtctggcacatttttttccccttttgccCAATTTCATGAGGTTTGAGCTTGGTGTTCAATGAGAATGTAAACTCagactttatttgtatagcgcCTTTCATTCAGCCGGAGCACAAAGCGATGTTAAAGTGGATGTTATTCTTCTGCAGGCGTCCTGATGTCAGTGTCTAACACGTGTATGCGCTACAGCAAACAAGCCCTGGTCCCCATAGTGTCCTTAGTCACTCTTCTCCTCAGTAGTGTGGTTCAGCTGGGATCAAGGGCTGTAAGCCTGACAGGAAAAGGTACACAGACAAACTTCCTTTCATTTCTCATTTTCCATGTATGTGGTGTAGCTCAGTTTTCCTCATTGAAGACAATCTATTTCTAGATTCttcttattttatcattttatgttgtagttttttttttctttttcctcaccAACTCTATTTTCTCCACTTGGACCCACCTTTTTGGGATTTGTTTCAACATGAAGTTCATTTCTTCCCCATCCTTTCACAACTGTGCTATGCCATAATAAGTGTGAATGTTGACTAAGAGTGAACCGGTTTGCCACCAGGTATTCCCACAGCATTTTTGGACTCGGTGAGACGAGCATCATCTTCCAGTTTGTCCAAAATGTGGCTATTTAGGTCAAACATTCTCCGCAGGATGATTGGCTCCTCGGAAAAATACTATGAAGATTCAGGTACTTGCTGATGGCGCCTGCAGCTTCTCTCctgctaatatttttttctttcttttctggcAAATTACTGCTTTATTTAGTCAGAGGAAACCTCATACAAAGTGTGAAGGCTTTTTCAGAATCTCATCCTTTGCATCTGTCTTGTATTTGACATTCACACTCTTCCAGCCCTCTCTGTAGGAGAAGATAAAGTTAGAACAAAACTACACAGACCAGCTGTCTTCTGACTGATgacatttgtttcctttttttgttaaaatgagcTTGAGTGCAGGTATCCTTACAGGACAACAAGACAGTCTTGAAGTTCTATGATGATCTACATTTGTGCAGTTGAGCCTCAGATTTCAGCTATCATAGGAATAGCTGCTGTTTTaagttaaagttgatttgattcagttttattcCCTTTAAACTCTAGGATGCAGCAGCTGTTCTTGTTTATCCTGTTTCATGTAAAATTAACTCTTATGTTCTTTATGAATATTCTTCTGTCTcttaaatcatattttcataTGTTCAATttaagtgtttgtgtttgttgcagCTCATTCGTCTATCTCTGGAAGCACAAATATAAGCGATCAGTCGACAGAAGACGCCTCACATCTTAATCTCAACGGCTCCCAGTGTAAGCTCCAACACACCAAACGCGTACTCCCTGTTCACTTTTGTTCCTGTCTGCTTGTTTTCCCAAGTGCGCTCGTGACTGACAGAGTCAATGATATGCGTAACCTCTGTCCAAGCTACCGAGCAGAGGTTGTGTGAACCGCTTTAACTCGTCAACAGCCTGTTGACTGTGGTGACCTGCAGATGCTTTCTTAAATCTAGAGGCTACTTTAAATCTACTTTAGGATTCACTTAACCCCCAAAAATCACCAGGCCTCATTAATCACTATTTTTACTGcggtttttcttcaaaattttctgtttggttataaaaaaaaatattcatgtttgtctttttaactttttttgtattaaaagtgTTTATAAAGTGCTAATtggctgcatttttttcaattatggatctttcttttatttttttaatttatggaaaagttttcttatgttttttgaATAGTTTTATCAAAACTGCTACTTTGTTCAcctattttctgtcttttcttctcttccttTCCATGATTCTGTTCTAAACAGGCAATGACAGTACAGGGAAGCATTATTCTGCAACCAGCACGGTCCTCCTCTCAGAGCGCTCCAGGTCCAAAGGTGTGGTGGGAGCACTGTGGAGTGTCTTAGTTTTCACAGGTTAAGCAACACTTGGTTATCTctgaaaggaaataaaaaaaacatttttatgctaaGTAGTAATTTAAATGACTCATAATTACATTTGTCTTCCAGGTTACGGTCTCCTGCTGCCGGGTTACGTTGTGGTGAAAGCCAGCAGCGCTTTGGCTTCAGGGTTTTACTCTGGAGCAAAGAATCTGCTTTCTTGTTTGTGGCTGCTCGTGACAACTCCAGGTTGGTGTCACACACCCTCTTAAAATATTCAGCCCTACTTTTTAGTTGTTAGACATTTTGAACAGCAtcgtgtgtttttaaatatttctagtGAAAGCAAGCAAAGGTTTACTTTGGTTCCTTGGGAAAGGATGGTACCAGCTGGTGTCTCTGATGTCTCTCCTCAACGTCTTCTTTCTGACACAgtaagaatttattttaaaatgtttcggCACAAATGGAAAggaatttattgttatttacaactttatcatgtttttacgttttttcaACAACATATAAAGGttctaaataaagtttaagtcagtccataaaaacaaatattttatgtttggctgtTTAGCTTATAAAATGaagtgcaaaataaaatgaaacaaaacaagtagacaggttaaagcttttttttctgacccGCTTTGTCTTTTACTAAaggtgtttttcattttttgtctgtcaGATGTGTTCCCAGACTCTGGAAGCTCCTGCTGTTTCTTTTACCCTTTTTACTGCTCCTCggtaagtgtttttttttttgtcctttagaGATGTAACCCATTTTAATTCAGTGAGCACATGGTAAAAATCTCTCTGTAAAGAAGCAGCGAGTGTCCTAAGCCTCCCTAGAGTCTGCTGCAAAGCCAGCAGCAGATTTGGGTCAAGTTCCTCAGAGCTTTGCTGCAGTTCAGACCTGATTTGgcactaaataaataaatatttatcagcATCTAAATGAACtggtaaatatatatttataccaATGATACGTGATTATAGTCACTTTTAGAtgtaggcaaggcaaggcaagtttatttgtatagcacatttcatgtacagagacaattcaaaatggtttacataaaacattaaaagaaacaatcaaaagaaatagtaaaaatgtgatcattaaaataaaattaaaagaaagtaaaaagattttaatttaaaacaagcaagATGTAtcaattagggctgtcagatttgtcgcgttaaaacgcattaatctgacatgtgcttgacgccgacaatttttttgacgcattaatcgcggactttctcatacatgcctttccataccgcgcgcgggcgggcgctccgccctccaactcaccggctgctctcactagatcacaggcgggtctccaaccaccgagctgcgagctaaaaccggccggcgctaggacctggagagctcctgcaccctaacccggctccggttcgcgtccagtaccacgtctggtggtaccggctcgcgtccggcgctgcgtcccgagagctgcagacccccaacgttccgaacagcaagctcaccgggggacattttaaatgttctggaggtttaagcgtgatccagccccagcatagcggtctgtctgctggcatattcatggcgtgagctctgctggacacgtcgctgcatcgagctgcagccagagaacgtggcggcagtaacagactgtcaaactatccacagtgtatcccacttttctcagtctttaaggttttaaaacacataagttcattggaaatgataaatctccatttcatttattactgcagttcagcagaggaggaaaatatttggtcctgacaaaaaatgaacatgaaagtgttatggaaattttatttttgatgtttttaattttattttactgaacgttgattgaaggtttgaatttaaaatgcccttcacttgcacttgggcttttgttaggcattttatgttacagccttttattgttaagaaagtttatctcaatacaatgttactaaataaagtatttctgatgaaaactattaattttgtcattcttgttttcataattaatgtagaactactaaattccacaaaccacacatttttttttccttaaaaaaaggccacatgtaaatttgcgattaatcgcgagttaactccaaagtgcgattaatcgcgattaaaaaatgtaatcgcctgacagctctagtatcaatgctttattttaaacattggGACTATGATGAATGATTCCATAGTTgagagcttgttttttttttcaattgtttggTTGCAGTTCTAACCTAAAACCTGAACCTTCTTTGTAGTTTTGTGGTTGTGGGGCCCGTCCGCTGCGACTCTGTTCGCCTACCTTCCAACCATAAACCTGACCGAGTGGAACCTTGCATCTCCATTCTCCTTCTCCAACTTTAAGACAATCCCCGCTTCTGTCCCTGCAACTGAGCCTCCAATGAAGCAGGGTCCAGTCGCCCCGGTCTCACAGGCAACGGTAACTATTACTGATGGAGTAAAGTTAGTAAATCTTCAGTTTGAAGTCCTGTTCTTTTAAAATGCATAACTgaccttttagtttttaacactTGGGTGTTTCTGTCTACATCTCCACCCTCAGCCGGTCCTTCCCCCTTCTGCGACCTTGAATGTGGATTTAAAGCGTCTTGAAGATGTGGAACATCAACTGGCTCTGTTGTGGGAGCGAGTTAAGCAGGAGGacgagcagcaggagcagcgtCATCAGGACATCTTCAGCCTGTACACCAAACTGAGGGAGCAGCTTCACACGCAGACCAACAGAGAGAGCCTGGGAGTGTGGGTGTCCTCGCTCCTGGAGGAGCGACTGGGCACGCTCAGAGAGAATCTAGAGCAGGCGAACACACAAAGAACACAGGTAGGAGGAGGAGAGCATGACGGCTTTACAGGATGACCCTTagacttttgacttttttttaaagcccatggaatcttgttgtgttttgtgcAGAGTGAAAAGCAGCAGGAACAACAACAGGAGAGTCAGGATACCCGGCTGGCTGAATTAGAATTGCTGCTCAAAGCTTTGTCTGTCAAAACTGAGGTGAGAGAGATggattttctgtatttaaacactttaatttgTCTATTTAATGGATGAAATAAATGCTGTCAAGGCTGATTCATGAGAAAGTCTTTCAAATGTATTGTTTAGTCATATATTTGTAATATAAAGGAACCAAAGTGTAATGCTTTAGAGACTACTGAAGTTATGAAATGCAGTGGGatgaaaagacatttttgagaaaagttgAAGAGAACTGAAAGGATTCAAGAccatttgtgtgcaaaaaaacgtttgttctgctttaaaaagtatttattttttgctttttttgcttcACTCTATCAGCGACTCCTCTTTCATCGGTGAAGGTTGAATGCTGTTTTTCTCGCTGTGATGCTTGTCGTGTGTGTTTCAGGAAATGCAACAGAAACAGCAGCAGTACGAGCGCTGgaaggaagagaaggagaaggaggTTGTCCCGCCAGCAGTAGAAACACCTGTGAGGTACAGAAGATGCAACAAATGCTTTCAACTTCAAAATCTAAACTAGCATTTTGCAGACGGCACTTTTACGATCTGACATGTTTGTGTCTTCCCTCAGCGTGGGTGTGAAGCAGGAGAGCCACGATGCTCTGCTGGTGGAGGTGCAGAGGCTGGAGGCGGAGCTAGCTAAAATCCGACAGGAGCTACAGGCGGTCGTTGGATGTAAGGGGAAGTGCGAGCAGCTGGACACGCTGCAGGAGACGGTTAGTTAggtcttttgattttatttaaaatgaccacattctataaaaatgttaattcacTCAATTTTTTGTCATAGATATCAGCACAGGTGTCGTCGCAGGTGCGCAGAGAGCTGCAGGTGCTTTTCTTTGGACCAGAGGACCAGCAGAGCGAAGTACCGGAGTCCCTGATCAGCTGGCTGTCCCAACGCTACGTCAGCACACCGAATCTCCAGGCGGCGCTGGCCTCTCTAGAACTGAACATCCTGAAGAATATATCGCAGCAGCTGGAGCTCAGCCGAGCCCAGACTGTGACTGAAGCCGAGTTCAAAGCCCAGAACATGGTTCAGACAATCACCGGGACTGTCCAACACACGTCATCTTCAGAAGGACTGACAGAAGAGGTTCATATACTCTTGttatagct harbors:
- the sun1 gene encoding SUN domain-containing protein 1 isoform X5; translation: MQEEFKQRRMTMDFSQLHTYTPPQCSPENTGYTYSLSSSYSTAALEFEKEHQIAPVYESPRMSRRSLRLQSSAGHYDNEGLADYCHNQSSSYTNKETRTVRSRKHQQQQQSLSSSMSLSLSQVATPRQTLSFSAVSTPIDGSSRVQESSTESEASQLTSAYSRSQMRKQSVSTISTTSTVDVCWVQSSAHKSSANGGASSSKSHVALSNGYICNNCSLHSQKTNTCTAKSSCQAQELSTQALSSSSSSPFTSVYTRDRSRKNKTAHSSISGSTNISDQSTEDASHLNLNGSQCNDSTGKHYSATSTVLLSERSRSKGVVGALWSVLVFTGYGLLLPGYVVVKASSALASGFYSGAKNLLSCLWLLVTTPVKASKGLLWFLGKGWYQLVSLMSLLNVFFLTQCVPRLWKLLLFLLPFLLLLVLWLWGPSAATLFAYLPTINLTEWNLASPFSFSNFKTIPASVPATEPPMKQGPVAPVSQATPVLPPSATLNVDLKRLEDVEHQLALLWERVKQEDEQQEQRHQDIFSLYTKLREQLHTQTNRESLGVWVSSLLEERLGTLRENLEQANTQRTQSEKQQEQQQESQDTRLAELELLLKALSVKTEEMQQKQQQYERWKEEKEKEVVPPAVETPVSVGVKQESHDALLVEVQRLEAELAKIRQELQAVVGCKGKCEQLDTLQETISAQVSSQVRRELQVLFFGPEDQQSEVPESLISWLSQRYVSTPNLQAALASLELNILKNISQQLELSRAQTVTEAEFKAQNMVQTITGTVQHTSSSEGLTEEQVKLIVQNALRLFSQDKTGRVDYALESGGGSILSTRCSETYETKTALMSLFGLPLWYFSQSPRVVIQPDVYPGNCWAFKGSQGYLVIRLSLRILPTSFCLEHIPKALSPTGNITSAPRNFTVFGLDDEYQDKGKLLGHYTYEENGEALQIFPVKEENDKTFQIIEVRVLSNWGHPEYTCLYRFRVHGEPRPE
- the sun1 gene encoding SUN domain-containing protein 1 isoform X4, yielding MSRRSLRLQSSAGHYDNEGLADYCHNQSSSYTNKETRTVRSRKHQQQQQSLSSSMSLSLSQVATPRQTLSFSAVSTPIDGSSRVQESSTESEASQLTSAYSRSQMRKQSVSTISTTSTVDVCWVQSSAHKSSANGGASSSKSHVALSNGYICNNCSLHSQKTNTCTAKSSCQAQELSTQALSSSSSSPFTSVYTRDRSRKNKTGVLMSVSNTCMRYSKQALVPIVSLVTLLLSSVVQLGSRAVSLTGKGIPTAFLDSVRRASSSSLSKMWLFRSNILRRMIGSSEKYYEDSAHSSISGSTNISDQSTEDASHLNLNGSQCNDSTGKHYSATSTVLLSERSRSKGVVGALWSVLVFTGYGLLLPGYVVVKASSALASGFYSGAKNLLSCLWLLVTTPVKASKGLLWFLGKGWYQLVSLMSLLNVFFLTQCVPRLWKLLLFLLPFLLLLVLWLWGPSAATLFAYLPTINLTEWNLASPFSFSNFKTIPASVPATEPPMKQGPVAPVSQATPVLPPSATLNVDLKRLEDVEHQLALLWERVKQEDEQQEQRHQDIFSLYTKLREQLHTQTNRESLGVWVSSLLEERLGTLRENLEQANTQRTQSEKQQEQQQESQDTRLAELELLLKALSVKTEEMQQKQQQYERWKEEKEKEVVPPAVETPVSVGVKQESHDALLVEVQRLEAELAKIRQELQAVVGCKGKCEQLDTLQETISAQVSSQVRRELQVLFFGPEDQQSEVPESLISWLSQRYVSTPNLQAALASLELNILKNISQQLELSRAQTVTEAEFKAQNMVQTITGTVQHTSSSEGLTEEQVKLIVQNALRLFSQDKTGRVDYALESGGGSILSTRCSETYETKTALMSLFGLPLWYFSQSPRVVIQPDVYPGNCWAFKGSQGYLVIRLSLRILPTSFCLEHIPKALSPTGNITSAPRNFTVFGLDDEYQDKGKLLGHYTYEENGEALQIFPVKEENDKTFQIIEVRVLSNWGHPEYTCLYRFRVHGEPRPE